A single Phycisphaerales bacterium DNA region contains:
- a CDS encoding type II secretion system F family protein: MKFTYAGFEKSGAPARGNIEAADRHEAMESLRRRGIFATDVTESSGSSGPALADRSQTGGWGSGKRLDTVASFMRQLALLVSTGTPLVEALASLERQAPDGPFKGVLRSVLTRVEEGVQLSEAMAAHPQYFDAICRSLVCAGEQGGKLEVMLERLAKLIRQQVKIRKTVVGAMIYPILLIFVAIIVVTALLGFVLPRFEGLFKTLDTPLPATTTILMAVSMWLRSHWWMVLGGVAAIGVGLKLWLSSDSGRRWWDHFVLVAPQVGKVSRSFATARIARMLGTLLDGKVALLEALELTKQSMKNSEYVTLLAKAQEAVTRGENVSVALADPRLISMSVSDALRSAERTGRMSTVLVSLADHMDEDNESLIKTLTGLLEPLILIALGLVVGLVAISMFLPLFDLTAAAGPGGPGGGA, from the coding sequence ATGAAGTTCACCTACGCCGGCTTTGAGAAGAGCGGCGCTCCGGCGCGCGGCAACATCGAGGCCGCCGACCGGCATGAGGCCATGGAATCCCTCCGCCGTCGCGGCATCTTCGCAACCGACGTCACCGAGTCCTCCGGCTCCAGCGGTCCGGCACTTGCCGACCGCAGCCAGACCGGCGGCTGGGGCTCCGGCAAACGCCTCGACACCGTGGCCAGCTTCATGCGCCAGCTCGCGCTCCTGGTCTCCACCGGCACCCCCCTCGTCGAGGCGCTCGCCTCCCTCGAGCGACAGGCGCCCGACGGCCCGTTCAAGGGCGTGCTCCGCAGCGTCCTCACACGCGTCGAAGAGGGCGTGCAGTTGTCGGAGGCGATGGCCGCGCACCCGCAATACTTCGACGCCATCTGCCGCAGCCTGGTGTGCGCCGGCGAGCAGGGCGGCAAGCTCGAGGTCATGCTCGAGCGTCTCGCCAAGCTCATCCGCCAACAGGTCAAGATCCGCAAAACAGTCGTCGGCGCGATGATCTACCCCATCCTGCTCATCTTCGTCGCGATTATTGTCGTTACCGCTCTGCTCGGCTTCGTGCTCCCCCGCTTCGAGGGCCTCTTCAAAACTCTCGACACACCCCTCCCCGCGACCACCACCATCCTGATGGCCGTCAGCATGTGGCTCCGCTCCCACTGGTGGATGGTCCTGGGCGGCGTTGCCGCAATCGGCGTTGGCCTGAAGCTCTGGCTCTCCAGCGACTCCGGCCGCCGCTGGTGGGATCACTTCGTGCTGGTCGCGCCTCAGGTCGGCAAGGTCTCTCGCAGCTTCGCCACCGCACGCATTGCCCGTATGCTCGGCACCCTGCTCGATGGCAAGGTCGCCCTCCTGGAAGCACTCGAGCTCACCAAGCAGTCTATGAAGAACAGCGAGTACGTCACCCTGCTCGCTAAGGCCCAGGAAGCTGTCACCCGCGGCGAGAACGTCTCCGTCGCACTCGCCGACCCCCGGCTGATCAGCATGTCGGTCAGCGACGCTCTCCGCAGCGCCGAGCGCACCGGCCGCATGTCCACCGTCCTCGTCAGCCTGGCCGACCATATGGACGAGGACAACGAGTCGCTTATCAAAACGCTCACCGGCCTGCTCGAGCCGCTCATTCTGATCGCGCTCGGCCTGGTGGTCGGCCTCGTCGCGATCAGCATGTTCCTGCCGCTGTTCGACCTCACCGCCGCCGCGGGCCCTGGCGGTCCAGGGGGCGGCGCATGA
- a CDS encoding PilN domain-containing protein yields MTALGVPSLNLMPAARVVSARRSQRLRAWAGALAIYTAAAAGVWAWFTFASVAAEDVSAELAAAEARLQTLKSERRVVNARLANARREAEARHEVHFHPDFSTLLRRVATACGQTVTLEKLSMLPLEKRDDKGVKSDLAANAGYKLQLSGLAATQADIPRFARELENLGIFESVSVQSIRAREAPFIEREDGTKIPQPQLFFFEVEGIMSDVGAGGAR; encoded by the coding sequence GTGACCGCCCTTGGCGTCCCCAGCCTCAACCTGATGCCCGCGGCCCGCGTTGTGAGCGCCCGCCGAAGCCAGCGCCTCCGCGCTTGGGCCGGCGCGCTCGCCATCTACACCGCGGCCGCCGCTGGCGTCTGGGCCTGGTTCACCTTCGCCAGCGTCGCTGCGGAGGACGTGAGCGCTGAGCTCGCCGCCGCCGAAGCCCGGCTCCAGACCCTCAAGAGCGAGCGGCGCGTGGTAAACGCCAGGCTCGCCAACGCCCGGCGCGAGGCGGAGGCACGCCACGAGGTCCACTTCCACCCCGACTTCAGCACCCTGCTCCGGCGGGTCGCAACCGCCTGCGGCCAGACCGTCACCCTCGAGAAGCTCAGCATGCTGCCCCTCGAAAAGCGCGACGACAAGGGCGTCAAGTCCGACCTCGCCGCCAACGCGGGGTACAAGCTCCAGCTCTCCGGCCTCGCGGCCACCCAGGCCGACATTCCCCGTTTCGCCCGCGAACTCGAGAATCTCGGCATCTTCGAGTCCGTCTCCGTGCAGTCCATCCGTGCCCGCGAGGCCCCGTTCATCGAGCGCGAGGATGGCACCAAGATCCCCCAGCCCCAGCTCTTCTTCTTCGAGGTCGAGGGCATCATGTCCGACGTCGGGGCAGGGGGTGCCCGTTGA
- a CDS encoding prepilin-type N-terminal cleavage/methylation domain-containing protein, translating to MLRTHHQRPTPWNRRRAFSRAFSLVELTMVLLIAGIIAAIAVPRLSGSMGQSRALAAARRVAADLETARAAAMATSASRKVVFTPTKCAYGTTGNNQLDRGASTYLVDLSRAPYNASIPAANLGDNPSLRWTGVYDLDAAQEVVFDGFGRPDQEGWVVVGSGEFFYKVTLDRAGRTSIARVQREDVGGDISITHGVLASENAK from the coding sequence ATGCTGAGAACGCATCACCAACGCCCGACGCCGTGGAACCGACGTCGGGCGTTTTCGCGCGCGTTCTCGCTGGTGGAGCTCACGATGGTGCTGCTCATCGCGGGCATCATCGCCGCCATTGCCGTGCCGCGCCTCTCGGGTTCAATGGGCCAGTCACGCGCACTCGCAGCCGCGCGGCGTGTGGCCGCCGACCTGGAGACCGCTCGAGCCGCGGCCATGGCCACCAGCGCCAGCCGCAAGGTGGTCTTCACCCCGACGAAGTGCGCCTATGGCACGACCGGCAACAACCAGCTCGACCGCGGCGCATCCACTTATCTTGTGGACCTCAGCCGCGCTCCTTACAACGCCTCGATTCCGGCCGCGAATCTTGGCGATAACCCATCGCTCCGCTGGACAGGCGTCTACGACCTCGATGCCGCGCAGGAGGTGGTCTTCGACGGCTTCGGCCGCCCTGACCAGGAGGGCTGGGTGGTCGTCGGCAGCGGCGAGTTCTTTTACAAGGTCACCCTTGACCGGGCTGGCCGCACAAGTATCGCGCGCGTCCAGCGCGAGGACGTGGGTGGTGACATCTCCATCACGCACGGCGTGCTCGCGTCGGAGAACGCGAAGTGA
- a CDS encoding HD-GYP domain-containing protein, whose protein sequence is MTPDPTPPPPPGAFLTRCTELGLLAYQFADPEGLVGTSRQPADLSAAITRGPVRELIRGQLMKAAESGARITQGPLLPGISLGIIAHRSGPLPAGFTVLVFLSEQGLREGAFREVCTGLGLSHEKVCADAVAYVGMSDADAHLVMRSLLGTAQDLEKIEDQKAALDGFAEQLTDSYDTMDLLYSVGRSMREPFKPEQFLNFVCGRLFSARSFRWIALVFAGGREVASGLRGQLVTAGQLPCGPEQLRATAVPMIPRLGVPQVLERVPHLSSQERPQVIVQPLMCKGQPIGMLMAGGKYGDDPDISSYDIQLIEAAAGYINAFSDNVSLYEDQHALFLGTVQALTAAIDAKDRYTFGHSERVAHMASKLALAVGMSREQAERVRIAGLVHDVGKIGVPEAVLTKQGRLTDEEFAQIKRHPEVGFNILRDIHLLEDILPGVLHHHERYDGRGYPHGLAGERIPFIARILAVADTFDAMSSTRSYRSAMAREVVLAEIGRCSGTQFDPTLAMTFVKLDLSSYDEMVARHAAGTPMAA, encoded by the coding sequence ATGACGCCCGACCCCACGCCGCCGCCGCCGCCGGGGGCGTTCCTCACGCGCTGCACGGAGCTGGGGCTGCTGGCGTACCAGTTCGCGGACCCCGAGGGGCTGGTGGGCACAAGCCGCCAACCCGCAGACCTGAGCGCGGCCATCACGCGCGGGCCGGTGCGGGAACTGATCCGCGGTCAGTTGATGAAGGCCGCTGAGAGCGGTGCGCGGATCACGCAGGGGCCGCTGCTGCCGGGCATTAGCCTCGGGATCATCGCGCACCGGAGCGGGCCGCTGCCCGCAGGCTTCACGGTGCTGGTGTTCCTGAGCGAGCAGGGGCTGCGCGAGGGCGCGTTCCGGGAGGTGTGCACGGGGCTGGGGTTGTCGCACGAGAAGGTGTGCGCGGACGCGGTGGCGTACGTGGGGATGTCGGACGCGGATGCGCACCTGGTGATGCGGTCCCTGCTGGGGACGGCGCAGGACCTGGAGAAGATCGAGGACCAGAAGGCAGCCCTGGATGGGTTCGCGGAGCAGCTGACGGACAGCTACGACACGATGGACCTGCTGTACTCGGTGGGACGCTCGATGCGGGAGCCCTTCAAGCCGGAGCAGTTCCTGAACTTCGTGTGCGGGAGGCTGTTCAGCGCGCGGAGCTTCCGCTGGATCGCCCTTGTGTTCGCGGGAGGCAGGGAGGTCGCGAGCGGGCTGCGGGGGCAGCTGGTGACCGCCGGGCAGCTGCCGTGCGGGCCGGAGCAGCTGCGGGCGACGGCGGTGCCGATGATCCCGCGGCTGGGCGTGCCGCAGGTGCTGGAGCGGGTGCCGCACCTTTCGTCGCAGGAGCGGCCGCAGGTGATCGTGCAGCCGCTGATGTGCAAGGGCCAGCCGATCGGGATGCTGATGGCGGGCGGGAAGTACGGGGACGACCCGGACATCAGCAGCTACGACATCCAGCTGATCGAGGCGGCCGCGGGGTACATCAACGCGTTCAGCGATAACGTGTCGCTGTACGAGGACCAGCACGCGCTGTTCCTTGGGACGGTGCAGGCGCTGACGGCGGCGATTGACGCGAAGGACCGCTACACGTTCGGTCACTCCGAGCGGGTAGCGCACATGGCGAGCAAGCTGGCGCTGGCGGTGGGGATGTCCCGCGAGCAGGCCGAGCGCGTGCGGATCGCGGGGCTGGTGCACGACGTGGGCAAGATCGGCGTCCCGGAGGCGGTGCTGACCAAGCAGGGGCGGCTGACCGACGAGGAGTTCGCGCAGATCAAGAGGCACCCGGAGGTCGGGTTCAACATCTTGCGCGATATTCACCTGCTGGAGGACATCCTGCCGGGCGTGCTGCACCACCACGAGCGGTACGACGGGCGCGGGTATCCGCACGGTCTCGCCGGCGAGCGGATCCCCTTCATCGCGCGCATTCTGGCGGTGGCGGACACGTTTGACGCGATGAGTTCGACGCGGTCGTACCGCTCGGCGATGGCGCGCGAGGTGGTGCTGGCGGAAATCGGGCGGTGCTCGGGGACGCAGTTTGACCCGACGCTGGCGATGACGTTCGTGAAGCTGGACCTGTCGAGCTACGACGAGATGGTGGCGCGGCACGCGGCCGGTACGCCGATGGCAGCTTGA
- a CDS encoding phosphatidylcholine/phosphatidylserine synthase: MFLRLVKNNEVPLAALIPNLLTTLALCSALASIHFSIRAAVVHAARPDVDVSHYWERALGAILLSAIFDALDGRAARLLRVTSKFGAVLDSLSDFVAFGVAPAIILHQLVLTELINMPGLEPRARFMRALGLAPVVIFALCSGMRLARFTAAASTPKPGPPSNYFVGMPTPAAAGAVLVPAMVILSDTLDYQLRAWAAGLYTLLIAFLMISRIPMFALKRLRVSRIWVAPILVLVGLVVVLAISDLWMTVAGISLAYLLSLPFAVLRKRRVEPMPEPRPEPGPTDASPAV; this comes from the coding sequence ATGTTCCTCCGCCTTGTCAAGAACAACGAGGTCCCACTCGCGGCCCTGATCCCCAACCTCCTCACCACGCTCGCGCTCTGCTCCGCCCTTGCCTCCATCCACTTCTCCATCCGCGCCGCTGTCGTCCACGCCGCCCGCCCCGATGTTGACGTCAGCCACTACTGGGAGCGGGCCCTCGGCGCCATCCTCCTCAGCGCCATCTTCGACGCCCTCGACGGGCGTGCCGCCCGCCTCCTCCGCGTCACCTCCAAGTTCGGTGCGGTCCTCGACTCCCTCTCCGACTTCGTCGCCTTCGGCGTCGCCCCCGCGATCATCCTGCACCAGCTCGTCCTTACCGAGCTCATCAACATGCCCGGCCTCGAGCCCCGTGCCCGCTTCATGCGCGCCCTGGGTCTCGCCCCCGTGGTCATCTTTGCCCTCTGCTCGGGCATGCGACTCGCCCGCTTCACCGCCGCGGCTTCGACCCCCAAGCCCGGCCCACCCTCCAACTACTTCGTCGGCATGCCTACACCCGCGGCCGCTGGCGCGGTCCTCGTCCCCGCGATGGTCATCCTCTCCGACACCCTCGACTACCAGCTCCGCGCCTGGGCCGCGGGGCTTTACACCCTGCTCATCGCATTCCTCATGATCTCCCGCATCCCCATGTTCGCGCTCAAGCGTCTGCGCGTGAGCCGTATCTGGGTCGCGCCCATCCTCGTGCTCGTCGGTCTGGTCGTGGTGCTTGCGATCAGCGACCTGTGGATGACGGTCGCCGGCATCTCCCTGGCCTACCTGCTCTCTCTGCCCTTCGCCGTGCTGCGCAAGCGGCGCGTCGAGCCCATGCCGGAGCCAAGGCCCGAACCGGGCCCGACCGACGCCAGCCCCGCTGTCTGA
- a CDS encoding response regulator, protein MNTDTNNYARILVCDDEAHIRQIIGRKLAGVGFHVAEARNGQEALAMLDSGPQAGFRPDLVLTDLQMPMITGLELAQVLRRRSDTAHVPVLMLTARGYILSPEDLTLTNIRQVISKPFGVRQLLERVVAILSEKSSALVPPGLAPERNVAA, encoded by the coding sequence ATGAACACAGACACCAACAACTACGCACGCATCCTCGTCTGCGACGATGAGGCGCATATCCGCCAGATTATCGGGCGCAAGCTCGCGGGGGTGGGATTCCACGTGGCCGAGGCGCGGAACGGGCAGGAAGCGCTGGCGATGCTGGACTCGGGGCCGCAGGCGGGCTTCCGGCCCGACCTGGTGCTCACCGATCTGCAGATGCCGATGATCACGGGCCTGGAGCTGGCGCAGGTGCTGCGTCGGCGGAGCGACACGGCCCACGTGCCTGTGCTGATGCTGACGGCCCGCGGGTACATCCTCTCTCCCGAGGACCTGACCTTGACCAACATCCGGCAGGTGATCAGCAAGCCCTTCGGCGTTCGGCAGCTGCTCGAGCGTGTGGTGGCGATTCTGAGTGAGAAGTCCAGCGCCCTCGTGCCGCCGGGTCTTGCGCCCGAGCGCAACGTGGCCGCGTGA
- a CDS encoding phosphatidylserine decarboxylase → MTQTTAHATPSASTLPDDPAPIIAKEGWPIVAVFILIGAILAAAAWHFAGHAVGVVVGAIGLVLTLWCLWFFRDPARHAPADPAAVIAPADGVVVSVSPAAAPTELGLTEAAPKRVCIFMNVFNVHVNRAPVAGTITAASYREGKFFNASLDKASEHNERFSVAVKTAAGHTIGAVQIAGLVARRIVRKVKPGDTLRAGQRYGLIRFGSRVDVYIPAGSEVLVQLGQVTKAGETVIARLPAR, encoded by the coding sequence GTGACGCAAACCACCGCACACGCAACCCCCTCCGCCTCGACGCTCCCCGACGACCCGGCCCCGATCATCGCCAAAGAGGGCTGGCCCATCGTCGCGGTGTTCATCCTTATTGGCGCCATCCTCGCGGCCGCCGCCTGGCACTTCGCTGGGCACGCCGTCGGCGTTGTCGTGGGGGCGATCGGCCTCGTGCTCACGCTCTGGTGCCTCTGGTTCTTCCGCGACCCCGCCCGCCACGCGCCCGCCGACCCTGCGGCCGTCATTGCCCCCGCCGACGGCGTCGTCGTCTCCGTCTCCCCCGCGGCCGCTCCCACCGAACTCGGCCTCACCGAGGCCGCGCCCAAGCGCGTCTGCATCTTCATGAACGTCTTCAACGTGCACGTGAACCGCGCTCCCGTCGCCGGCACCATCACCGCCGCGTCTTACCGCGAGGGCAAGTTCTTCAACGCTTCTCTCGACAAGGCCAGCGAGCACAACGAGCGCTTCAGCGTCGCAGTCAAGACCGCCGCCGGTCACACCATCGGCGCAGTGCAGATCGCAGGCCTCGTCGCCCGCCGCATCGTCCGCAAGGTCAAGCCCGGCGACACCCTCCGCGCCGGCCAGCGCTACGGCCTCATCCGCTTTGGCTCCCGCGTTGACGTCTACATCCCCGCGGGCTCCGAGGTCCTCGTGCAGCTCGGCCAGGTCACCAAGGCCGGCGAAACCGTCATCGCCCGCCTCCCCGCCCGCTGA
- a CDS encoding prepilin-type N-terminal cleavage/methylation domain-containing protein: MSVRQASSRAFSLIELVIVVVIIGIIAAIAVPRMSRGAQGAADSSVISSLQVFRNALDLYQTEHGGTYPTVANFSDQMLKYSNEAGTTSADSKDATNYLGPYLRSIPALPVGPRKGSTGVAAADAAGIGWLYTVTNGVGDIRANAAGTKDSKGVDYATY; the protein is encoded by the coding sequence ATGTCTGTTCGTCAAGCTTCATCGCGTGCCTTCAGCCTCATCGAGCTCGTCATCGTCGTGGTGATCATCGGCATCATCGCGGCCATCGCGGTCCCGCGCATGAGCCGTGGCGCCCAGGGCGCTGCCGACTCCTCGGTGATCAGCTCGCTTCAGGTCTTCCGCAACGCACTCGACCTCTACCAGACCGAGCACGGCGGCACCTACCCCACGGTCGCCAACTTCTCCGACCAGATGCTCAAGTATTCCAACGAGGCCGGCACCACCAGCGCCGATTCCAAGGACGCGACGAACTACCTCGGGCCCTACCTCCGCTCCATCCCCGCCCTTCCCGTCGGCCCCCGCAAGGGCTCCACGGGCGTGGCCGCGGCTGACGCCGCCGGCATCGGCTGGCTCTACACCGTGACCAACGGGGTCGGCGACATCCGCGCCAACGCCGCCGGCACCAAGGACAGCAAGGGCGTTGACTACGCCACCTATTGA
- the pilM gene encoding pilus assembly protein PilM, with protein sequence MKLFAGKPGLIGVEVSARWIKASQGEGPTRVTTRLERKGSGTLTKDEAATLAGVFDRAGFREQRIVLVPAREMLVMETLELPPRSSGAPLEQLARVELARSHRWDPASFEVGLWELPTPGRGGELSHMFAAALPFARSEPMLDACDNAGLRVHAIDVPANALARAFGPTAPDAMLDIGWSGAMLCVMHAGVVVYERTIDEGGLQQLIEPAAKRLDIQREAVESLLLARGADSTLSAEVRGPVTEYLDVLTSEVQRSLAYMAHRYLGWQFRTLGVSGEGAALLGLRERLTAALGIEVTAPPAPASHTLAAGASRFNASAARKEAA encoded by the coding sequence ATGAAGCTCTTCGCAGGCAAACCTGGCCTCATCGGCGTCGAGGTCTCCGCGCGCTGGATCAAGGCTTCACAGGGTGAAGGTCCGACCCGAGTCACCACGCGCCTGGAGCGCAAGGGCTCCGGGACCCTCACCAAGGACGAAGCCGCGACCCTCGCTGGCGTGTTCGACCGCGCCGGATTCCGCGAGCAGCGCATCGTCCTCGTCCCAGCCCGCGAGATGCTCGTGATGGAGACCCTCGAGCTCCCGCCACGCAGCAGCGGCGCGCCTCTTGAGCAGCTCGCCCGCGTCGAGCTCGCCCGCTCTCACCGCTGGGACCCCGCCTCATTCGAGGTGGGCCTGTGGGAGCTTCCCACACCAGGGCGGGGCGGCGAGCTATCCCACATGTTCGCGGCCGCGCTCCCCTTCGCCAGGAGCGAGCCCATGCTCGACGCCTGTGACAACGCGGGCCTGCGTGTGCACGCAATCGACGTCCCCGCCAACGCCCTTGCCCGCGCCTTTGGTCCCACCGCCCCGGACGCCATGCTCGATATAGGCTGGTCCGGCGCGATGCTCTGCGTCATGCACGCCGGCGTCGTCGTCTACGAGCGCACGATCGACGAGGGCGGCCTTCAGCAACTCATCGAGCCCGCTGCGAAGCGCCTGGACATCCAGCGCGAGGCCGTCGAATCACTGCTGCTCGCCCGCGGGGCAGACTCCACGCTCTCCGCCGAAGTCCGCGGCCCCGTCACCGAGTACCTCGACGTCCTCACCTCAGAGGTCCAGCGCTCCCTCGCCTACATGGCCCACCGCTATCTAGGCTGGCAGTTCCGCACACTCGGCGTCAGCGGTGAGGGCGCCGCCCTCCTCGGCCTGCGCGAGCGTCTCACCGCGGCCCTCGGCATCGAAGTCACTGCGCCGCCCGCGCCCGCCTCGCACACCCTCGCCGCCGGTGCATCGCGCTTTAACGCAAGCGCTGCACGGAAGGAGGCCGCGTGA
- a CDS encoding ATP-binding protein, which yields MTVRRKTLLVVGSVLTLVMSGLYLGASAILAERFWVVEQSRAEQHAAAVIDDLADELSTMCAALRVVRSTSGAPVGSDRGDLEAVVSALMPINAANQAIGVFAHASGKERWVFAGDTKGELTRGACDDLAAYIRQHGLLARSADLQAGIVSLDTGTFLVALAVDATGALVLVRPAVTDTLGNVDQVLFAPGSGTAPIAGLMEADRSRGNVSTAYDAGTIVTSQEVAGLSGVSRVRIMTAQRPIGVEQSTHVVWLLRVALAAAVVICTLLTMVLLNSQVLGPLHSLVRQLREISSGERERVDLLPVDEVGEVAFAVNGTLAALENSRSSLAESEARFRSMVDNAPLGVFLCDASGLVVFQNAECQRILGQPAGSTLGNDWERAIHPADRRRVVANWRQACAEGRKFREHFRVLNPDGTLLWASAHGAPVLKDGAITGFVGTVEDTTARIQAQEELRRAKTAAEAANRAKTEFLANMSHEIRTPMTAILGFTDLLMEPGQPEAERASALQTIRRNGEHLLTIINDILDLSRIEAGIATADRVACNPGEVIGEVVSLLQQRASSKGLTLTVSFDSPIPTQITNDPTKLRQVLINLVGNAIKFTETGGVHIAARTATFHDGTPRLEIDVIDTGIGMTGEQIGRLFRPFSQADSSMSRRFGGTGLGLSISQKLASLMGGSIKVRSEPGRGSTFALSIEMGETQGPMLTAPAAMASAGAPAAVTLRARVLLAEDGIDNQRLMSHLLTRAGAELTVVEDGEKAVEAAGSGAFDLIIMDMQMPRVDGYAAARRLRAMGCTLPIIAVTAHAMADDREKCLVAGCDDYTTKPLDRHAFLRMCARWVGRKHAAQASSAA from the coding sequence ATGACGGTACGGCGCAAGACACTTCTGGTGGTCGGCAGTGTGCTCACCCTCGTGATGAGCGGCCTGTACCTGGGCGCGAGCGCCATTCTTGCAGAGCGCTTCTGGGTCGTGGAGCAGTCGCGGGCGGAGCAGCACGCGGCCGCCGTGATCGATGACCTGGCGGACGAGTTGTCCACCATGTGCGCCGCTCTGCGGGTGGTCCGCTCAACGAGCGGCGCTCCAGTGGGGAGCGACCGGGGCGATCTCGAAGCGGTGGTATCCGCGCTCATGCCAATCAATGCGGCCAATCAGGCGATCGGTGTGTTTGCGCACGCTTCGGGGAAAGAGCGATGGGTTTTCGCGGGCGACACCAAGGGGGAACTCACCCGTGGCGCGTGCGATGACCTGGCTGCTTACATCCGGCAGCACGGGTTGCTGGCTCGATCAGCCGATCTGCAGGCGGGCATCGTGTCGTTGGACACGGGAACTTTCCTGGTGGCTCTCGCGGTCGACGCCACGGGCGCGCTCGTGCTCGTGCGACCTGCGGTGACCGACACCCTCGGAAACGTCGACCAGGTCCTGTTCGCTCCCGGGAGTGGCACTGCTCCCATCGCGGGGCTGATGGAGGCCGATCGATCCAGGGGGAACGTCTCCACCGCCTACGACGCCGGCACGATCGTGACTTCCCAGGAAGTTGCCGGGCTGAGCGGCGTTTCGCGGGTCCGAATCATGACGGCGCAGCGGCCCATCGGCGTTGAGCAGAGCACGCACGTGGTGTGGCTGCTGCGGGTGGCGCTCGCGGCGGCGGTGGTGATCTGCACGCTGCTGACAATGGTGCTGCTGAACTCGCAGGTGCTGGGGCCGCTGCATTCCCTGGTGCGTCAGCTGCGGGAGATCAGCAGCGGCGAGCGTGAGCGCGTCGATCTGTTGCCGGTTGACGAGGTAGGCGAGGTGGCCTTTGCAGTGAATGGCACGCTGGCGGCGCTGGAGAACTCGCGGTCATCGCTGGCGGAAAGCGAGGCACGGTTCCGGAGCATGGTGGATAACGCGCCGCTGGGCGTGTTCCTGTGCGACGCGAGCGGGCTGGTGGTCTTCCAGAACGCCGAGTGCCAGCGGATCCTGGGGCAGCCCGCGGGCAGCACGCTGGGCAACGACTGGGAGCGTGCAATCCATCCGGCAGACCGGCGGAGGGTCGTGGCCAACTGGCGGCAGGCGTGCGCCGAGGGACGCAAGTTCCGCGAGCACTTCCGCGTGCTGAATCCGGACGGGACGCTGCTGTGGGCATCGGCGCACGGAGCGCCGGTGCTGAAGGATGGCGCGATCACCGGCTTTGTCGGGACCGTGGAAGACACGACGGCACGGATTCAAGCACAGGAGGAGTTGCGGCGGGCCAAGACGGCGGCGGAGGCTGCAAACCGTGCGAAAACCGAGTTCCTGGCGAACATGAGCCACGAGATCCGCACGCCGATGACCGCGATTCTCGGCTTCACGGACCTGCTGATGGAGCCAGGTCAGCCGGAGGCGGAGCGCGCCAGCGCGCTTCAGACGATCCGTCGCAACGGCGAGCACCTGCTGACCATCATCAATGACATCCTCGACCTGTCGCGGATCGAAGCGGGGATCGCCACAGCGGACCGGGTGGCGTGCAATCCGGGCGAGGTGATCGGCGAGGTGGTGAGCCTGCTTCAGCAGCGGGCCTCGAGCAAGGGGCTGACGCTGACCGTCAGCTTCGACTCGCCGATCCCCACGCAGATCACCAACGACCCGACGAAGCTGCGGCAGGTGCTGATCAACCTGGTCGGCAACGCGATCAAGTTCACCGAGACGGGCGGGGTGCACATCGCCGCCCGCACGGCTACGTTCCACGACGGAACGCCGCGCCTGGAGATCGACGTCATCGACACGGGCATCGGCATGACCGGCGAGCAGATCGGGCGGCTGTTCCGGCCATTCTCGCAGGCGGACTCGTCGATGTCGCGCCGGTTCGGCGGGACGGGCCTGGGGCTGTCGATCTCGCAGAAGCTGGCGTCCCTCATGGGCGGGTCGATCAAGGTGCGGTCGGAGCCGGGGCGGGGGAGTACGTTCGCGCTGAGCATCGAGATGGGTGAGACACAGGGGCCCATGCTCACGGCACCGGCAGCGATGGCGAGTGCGGGTGCGCCCGCCGCGGTCACACTGCGGGCACGGGTTCTGCTGGCGGAGGACGGGATCGACAACCAGCGCCTCATGTCCCACCTGCTGACGCGTGCAGGGGCGGAACTCACGGTTGTCGAGGACGGGGAGAAGGCGGTCGAGGCGGCCGGCTCGGGCGCGTTCGACCTGATCATCATGGACATGCAGATGCCGCGAGTGGACGGGTACGCGGCGGCGCGACGGCTGCGGGCGATGGGATGCACCCTGCCCATCATCGCTGTGACCGCGCACGCCATGGCGGATGACCGCGAGAAGTGCCTTGTGGCGGGGTGCGATGATTACACGACCAAGCCGCTGGACCGGCACGCGTTCCTCAGGATGTGCGCGCGGTGGGTGGGGCGGAAGCACGCGGCGCAGGCTTCGAGCGCGGCCTGA